CGCGCCCGGCCGCCGCCCCGAGCGCGAGCGCGGCGGCGAGGAGGCCGAGGCGGAGGGAGCCGGGCACCGGGCGACCGCCCGCCCTTACTCCGACGTCACGACGATCCCGCCCTCCGTCACGGTCACGCGCACGGCCCGGCCGCGGACGCGCGACGCCGGCAACACGGCCCGCCAGCCGTCGCCCTCGGGCGTCCGGAGGTCGGCGGCGACGCCGAGGAACGCGGCCCCGTCGAGCGTCACCTCCTCGAGCGAGTCGGTGCTCCCCGGGCGGACCGTCGCGTCGCGGACGGGCCCGCCGAGGTCGGCGCCGAGCGCGCCCTCGGGGTCCTCCCAAAAGACCTGGACCGGCGTGGCGAGGAATGTGGCGTCGCTCACGAGCGGGTAGAGGTACACGCGCGCCGCGTTGCCGCCCGCGTTCATGTCGGCCGCGCCGACGAGCGTCATCGAGGTCGGGCCGGGCGGGAGCGGCGGCGGCTCGTCCGGGCCGGCGGCGACCGGGGCCGCCTCGGTGTCGCCCCCGCCGAGGCCGAGGAGGCTGCACCCGCCGAGGGCGAACGCGAGGGCGACGAGGAGCGAGAAGCGGATCATGAGTCGGAGGCGGCAGCGGCGCGGGCGTGCGCCAGGGTGTCGAGGTAGGCCCGCGAGAAGATCGGGCGGTAGACGCGACGCTCGGCGGCGGCGAAGTCCTCGCCCCGCATCATCTCGCACCGCTGGCGGACGAGGTCGAGGAGCGCGCGCTCGCGGGCGCCTGGCATCGGCCCGGCCTTGACCTGGTCGCCGATCCGGTCGGGGTCGAGCCCGTTGACGAGGACGGCGGCGCCCTCGCGGGCCGCCGCGCGGTAGCCCTCCAGCAGGCTCTGGTGGTGCTGGAGGACCGCCTCGGTGGCGTCGACGAGGAGGTCGAGGCGCTGGGCCCGGAGCGCCGGGTCGTCGGTCATGAGGTGCCGGAGGAGCGCGCCCTCGTCGGCGTCGAAGAGGAACGCGGTCTCGGGGGCGTGGATGATGGTGTGCCCCAGGAACTCGTGCCGGAACTTCCCGGGCATGCTGATGAGCCGGACCACGACGCCCGCCAGCGCCCGGTGGAGGTCGTCGGGGCCCGCCGGCGTGGCGGCAAGCGGTGAGGCAGCGGGCGGCGGGCTGGCGGCCGGCGGCGAGGCGAACGGATCGTCCCCGGCCGGCGCGGCGAACGGGTCGGCCGACGCGTCGCCCCCTTCGCCGAGCGGCGGCCCGAACAGGTCGTCGAGATCGCCGTCCCCGTCGGCGTCGACCGGCGGGCCGAACAGGTCGTCGAGGGCCTCCGGTGGCGTCGTGGTCGGCACGACGGGCGGCTCGTCCGACGGGTCTCCCGAGGCGGGCGGGGCCGGGTCGGGCTCGGCGAGCGCGGCGTCGGGGTCGACGAGCGGGACGATCCCGCGGAGGTCAGCCTCCGGCCCGAGCGCGTCGCGGAGGGCCATCCGGAGCGCGTCGGCGCGGTCGCGGTAGTCGACCTGCTGGAACGCCTGACGGAGGCCGCCGAGGGCGACCGCCACCGCCTCGGCCGGGTCGACGAGCGGGTTGGCGAAGGCGGCGCCGAAGACGGTCCGGTCGAGGTCGTCGGCCACGAGGACGTCGCGGTCGAGCTCGACGGTCACCTGGAACGGACCGAGCTGGATCTGGTCGCCGTCGCGGACGGCTCGGGGCTCGGTCCCCACGCGCTCGCCGTTGAGGAACGTGTGGTTCTTGCTGCCGAGGTCGGCGATCCGGATGGCGTCGCCCTCGACGCGGAGCGCGGCGTGCTGCTTGCTCACGACGCGGTCGGGGTCGTCGAGCGGGAGGTCGCAGGTGCCGGCTCGGCCCATCACGATCGTCTCTTGGTCCAGCACGTACGTCCGCGGCTCCCCCCCGCGCTCGGTGTGGACGA
This sequence is a window from Rubrivirga marina. Protein-coding genes within it:
- the tssJ gene encoding type VI secretion system lipoprotein TssJ; protein product: MIRFSLLVALAFALGGCSLLGLGGGDTEAAPVAAGPDEPPPLPPGPTSMTLVGAADMNAGGNAARVYLYPLVSDATFLATPVQVFWEDPEGALGADLGGPVRDATVRPGSTDSLEEVTLDGAAFLGVAADLRTPEGDGWRAVLPASRVRGRAVRVTVTEGGIVVTSE
- a CDS encoding FHA domain-containing protein, encoding MRVKLIVVHTERGGEPRTYVLDQETIVMGRAGTCDLPLDDPDRVVSKQHAALRVEGDAIRIADLGSKNHTFLNGERVGTEPRAVRDGDQIQLGPFQVTVELDRDVLVADDLDRTVFGAAFANPLVDPAEAVAVALGGLRQAFQQVDYRDRADALRMALRDALGPEADLRGIVPLVDPDAALAEPDPAPPASGDPSDEPPVVPTTTPPEALDDLFGPPVDADGDGDLDDLFGPPLGEGGDASADPFAAPAGDDPFASPPAASPPPAASPLAATPAGPDDLHRALAGVVVRLISMPGKFRHEFLGHTIIHAPETAFLFDADEGALLRHLMTDDPALRAQRLDLLVDATEAVLQHHQSLLEGYRAAAREGAAVLVNGLDPDRIGDQVKAGPMPGARERALLDLVRQRCEMMRGEDFAAAERRVYRPIFSRAYLDTLAHARAAAASDS